A section of the Oryza sativa Japonica Group chromosome 1, ASM3414082v1 genome encodes:
- the LOC4326058 gene encoding uncharacterized protein isoform X3: MSESALDKHIVVKIPDHFLPDAFIGESVGKGKEDGATVDNMDPSRPFLVIKKSDLDKAGEWVKIKYAWMAKSLTNDIIIPDPTPQVVRDAFFDISPRLDSVLRKDSVRCFFRLFAECTAAMAFKCNITSETLSCIVRHNALRCAKTVLEGKAPQLSCMHANPNCINPYGIFPLHGAAERFSVDMIKLLFCHGASANLHTVNDAGIPGLLPLHVAVGNTCLHKYLEDNLSPVQYHEDYIYKLIHLLCLPEMKVFLDTVRLLAEKTDNLADELWNYMKNDKLVESAVLLLAARKHIREGKPDGFDIIAQRIYEDYDSLVCDKGDTAEGQKLLEERRALLKCKCLIVTIISQAGEVLDNYIQAHSEVPNVEVLARVSYILKEFGFCPNEEYIDTMILCPYNKISYSDIVHKDVTKAVAQMSTSLPAAEKKAARKKALKGWDPTFIKRNFFPYWRSVLGAQLSVSNGAADEKSMLHRPQFRNSVVSNESSSLNHNISFLGRIQQLSGTHESRRYSTAAFRMLTKVLKT, translated from the exons ATGTCGGAATCGGCCCTCG ACAAACATATAGTGGTGAAAATTCCCGATCATTTTCTGCCAGATGCTTTCATAGGAGAAAGTGTTGGTAAAGGTAAAGAAGATGGAGCAACCGTAGATAACATGGACCCGTCCCGCCCTTTTCTAGTTATCAAGAAGTCTGATTTGGATAAGGCTGGTGAG TgggttaaaataaaatatgcttGGATGGCCAAGTCCTTAACAAATGATATAATCATCCCAGACCCTACCCCTCAG GTGGTGCGGGATGCCTTCTTTGATATATCTCCCCGCTTGGACTCCGTCTTGAGAAAGGACAGTGTCCGGTGCTTCTTCCGTTTGTTCGCGGAATGTACTGCGGCCATGGCATTTAAGTGTAACATCACCTCAGAAACCTTATCCTGCATTGTCAGGCATAATGCCTTGCGATGTGCGAAAACTGTATTGGAGGGCAAGGCACCTCAGCTCAGTTGTATGCATGCCAATCCAAACTGCATTAACCCATATGGAATTTTTCCACTCCATGGAGCTGCTGAACGGTTCTCTGTTGACATGATCAAGTTGCTGTTCTGCCATGGTGCTTCAGCCAATTTACACACAGTCAATGATGCTGGCATTCCCGGACTACTCCCGCTCCATGTTGCAGTTGGAAATACTTGCTTGCATAAATATCTGGAGGACAATCTATCTCCTGTGCAGTATCATGAGGATTATATCTACAAGCTCATTCATCTGCTGTGTCTACCTGAGATG AAGGTTTTTTTGGATACAGTTAGACTGCTTGCTGAAAAAACAGATAATCTAGCTGATGAGCTCTGGAATTACATGAAGAATGACAAGCTTGTAGAATCCGCAGTTTTACTCCTGGCAGCCCGAAAACATATCCGTGAGGGCAAACCTGATGGGTTCGACATTATCGCGCAACGTATATATGAGGACTATGATTCCCTAGTGTGTGATAAAGGTGATACTGCAGAGGGGCAGAAGCTGCTGGAGGAAAGAAGAGCACTTTTGAAATGTAAATGTCTGATTGTCACTATAATTTCGCAAGCTGGTGAGGTTTTGGATAACTACATTCAAGCACATTCAGAG GTGCCCAATGTGGAGGTCCTTGCGCGTGTTTCATATATTCTTAAGGAATTCGGGTTTTGCCCTAACGAAGAATACATTGACACCATGATCCT CTGTCCATATAACAAGATTTCTTACAGCGACATAGTTCACAAAG ATGTAACCAAGGCTGTTGCACAAATGTCTACTTCTCTGCCTGCTGCAGAAAAAAAG GCTGCGAGAAAAAAGGCACTTAAAGGATGGGATCCAACATTCATAAAGAGAAATTTTTTCCCCTACTGGAGATCAGTATTAGGGGCCCAGCTGTCTGTATCCAATGGAGCAGCAGATGAGAAGTCAATGCTTCATCGTCCACAGTTCCGTAATTCAGTAGTGAGTAACGAGTCTTCGAGTCTGAACCATAATATTAGTTTCTTGGGAAGAATTCAGCAACTGAGTGGTACTCATGAATCGAGAAGGTACAGTACTGCTGCATTCAGAATGCTCACGAAGGTGCTAAAGACATGA
- the LOC4326058 gene encoding uncharacterized protein isoform X5, whose amino-acid sequence MDPSRPFLVIKKSDLDKAGEWVKIKYAWMAKSLTNDIIIPDPTPQVVRDAFFDISPRLDSVLRKDSVRCFFRLFAECTAAMAFKCNITSETLSCIVRHNALRCAKTVLEGKAPQLSCMHANPNCINPYGIFPLHGAAERFSVDMIKLLFCHGASANLHTVNDAGIPGLLPLHVAVGNTCLHKYLEDNLSPVQYHEDYIYKLIHLLCLPEMKVFLDTVRLLAEKTDNLADELWNYMKNDKLVESAVLLLAARKHIREGKPDGFDIIAQRIYEDYDSLVCDKGDTAEGQKLLEERRALLKCKCLIVTIISQAGEVLDNYIQAHSEVPNVEVLARVSYILKEFGFCPNEEYIDTMILCPYNKISYSDIVHKDVTKAVAQMSTSLPAAEKKAARKKALKGWDPTFIKRNFFPYWRSVLGAQLSVSNGAADEKSMLHRPQFRNSVVSNESSSLNHNISFLGRIQQLSGTHESRRYSTAAFRMLTKVLKT is encoded by the exons ATGGACCCGTCCCGCCCTTTTCTAGTTATCAAGAAGTCTGATTTGGATAAGGCTGGTGAG TgggttaaaataaaatatgcttGGATGGCCAAGTCCTTAACAAATGATATAATCATCCCAGACCCTACCCCTCAG GTGGTGCGGGATGCCTTCTTTGATATATCTCCCCGCTTGGACTCCGTCTTGAGAAAGGACAGTGTCCGGTGCTTCTTCCGTTTGTTCGCGGAATGTACTGCGGCCATGGCATTTAAGTGTAACATCACCTCAGAAACCTTATCCTGCATTGTCAGGCATAATGCCTTGCGATGTGCGAAAACTGTATTGGAGGGCAAGGCACCTCAGCTCAGTTGTATGCATGCCAATCCAAACTGCATTAACCCATATGGAATTTTTCCACTCCATGGAGCTGCTGAACGGTTCTCTGTTGACATGATCAAGTTGCTGTTCTGCCATGGTGCTTCAGCCAATTTACACACAGTCAATGATGCTGGCATTCCCGGACTACTCCCGCTCCATGTTGCAGTTGGAAATACTTGCTTGCATAAATATCTGGAGGACAATCTATCTCCTGTGCAGTATCATGAGGATTATATCTACAAGCTCATTCATCTGCTGTGTCTACCTGAGATG AAGGTTTTTTTGGATACAGTTAGACTGCTTGCTGAAAAAACAGATAATCTAGCTGATGAGCTCTGGAATTACATGAAGAATGACAAGCTTGTAGAATCCGCAGTTTTACTCCTGGCAGCCCGAAAACATATCCGTGAGGGCAAACCTGATGGGTTCGACATTATCGCGCAACGTATATATGAGGACTATGATTCCCTAGTGTGTGATAAAGGTGATACTGCAGAGGGGCAGAAGCTGCTGGAGGAAAGAAGAGCACTTTTGAAATGTAAATGTCTGATTGTCACTATAATTTCGCAAGCTGGTGAGGTTTTGGATAACTACATTCAAGCACATTCAGAG GTGCCCAATGTGGAGGTCCTTGCGCGTGTTTCATATATTCTTAAGGAATTCGGGTTTTGCCCTAACGAAGAATACATTGACACCATGATCCT CTGTCCATATAACAAGATTTCTTACAGCGACATAGTTCACAAAG ATGTAACCAAGGCTGTTGCACAAATGTCTACTTCTCTGCCTGCTGCAGAAAAAAAG GCTGCGAGAAAAAAGGCACTTAAAGGATGGGATCCAACATTCATAAAGAGAAATTTTTTCCCCTACTGGAGATCAGTATTAGGGGCCCAGCTGTCTGTATCCAATGGAGCAGCAGATGAGAAGTCAATGCTTCATCGTCCACAGTTCCGTAATTCAGTAGTGAGTAACGAGTCTTCGAGTCTGAACCATAATATTAGTTTCTTGGGAAGAATTCAGCAACTGAGTGGTACTCATGAATCGAGAAGGTACAGTACTGCTGCATTCAGAATGCTCACGAAGGTGCTAAAGACATGA
- the LOC4326058 gene encoding uncharacterized protein isoform X2: protein MSQVESSLRMASSAASMLDMALLLAVFASILADKHIVVKIPDHFLPDAFIGESVGKGKEDGATVDNMDPSRPFLVIKKSDLDKAGEVVRDAFFDISPRLDSVLRKDSVRCFFRLFAECTAAMAFKCNITSETLSCIVRHNALRCAKTVLEGKAPQLSCMHANPNCINPYGIFPLHGAAERFSVDMIKLLFCHGASANLHTVNDAGIPGLLPLHVAVGNTCLHKYLEDNLSPVQYHEDYIYKLIHLLCLPEMKVFLDTVRLLAEKTDNLADELWNYMKNDKLVESAVLLLAARKHIREGKPDGFDIIAQRIYEDYDSLVCDKGDTAEGQKLLEERRALLKCKCLIVTIISQAGEVLDNYIQAHSEVPNVEVLARVSYILKEFGFCPNEEYIDTMILCPYNKISYSDIVHKDVTKAVAQMSTSLPAAEKKAARKKALKGWDPTFIKRNFFPYWRSVLGAQLSVSNGAADEKSMLHRPQFRNSVVSNESSSLNHNISFLGRIQQLSGTHESRRYSTAAFRMLTKVLKT, encoded by the exons ACAAACATATAGTGGTGAAAATTCCCGATCATTTTCTGCCAGATGCTTTCATAGGAGAAAGTGTTGGTAAAGGTAAAGAAGATGGAGCAACCGTAGATAACATGGACCCGTCCCGCCCTTTTCTAGTTATCAAGAAGTCTGATTTGGATAAGGCTGGTGAG GTGGTGCGGGATGCCTTCTTTGATATATCTCCCCGCTTGGACTCCGTCTTGAGAAAGGACAGTGTCCGGTGCTTCTTCCGTTTGTTCGCGGAATGTACTGCGGCCATGGCATTTAAGTGTAACATCACCTCAGAAACCTTATCCTGCATTGTCAGGCATAATGCCTTGCGATGTGCGAAAACTGTATTGGAGGGCAAGGCACCTCAGCTCAGTTGTATGCATGCCAATCCAAACTGCATTAACCCATATGGAATTTTTCCACTCCATGGAGCTGCTGAACGGTTCTCTGTTGACATGATCAAGTTGCTGTTCTGCCATGGTGCTTCAGCCAATTTACACACAGTCAATGATGCTGGCATTCCCGGACTACTCCCGCTCCATGTTGCAGTTGGAAATACTTGCTTGCATAAATATCTGGAGGACAATCTATCTCCTGTGCAGTATCATGAGGATTATATCTACAAGCTCATTCATCTGCTGTGTCTACCTGAGATG AAGGTTTTTTTGGATACAGTTAGACTGCTTGCTGAAAAAACAGATAATCTAGCTGATGAGCTCTGGAATTACATGAAGAATGACAAGCTTGTAGAATCCGCAGTTTTACTCCTGGCAGCCCGAAAACATATCCGTGAGGGCAAACCTGATGGGTTCGACATTATCGCGCAACGTATATATGAGGACTATGATTCCCTAGTGTGTGATAAAGGTGATACTGCAGAGGGGCAGAAGCTGCTGGAGGAAAGAAGAGCACTTTTGAAATGTAAATGTCTGATTGTCACTATAATTTCGCAAGCTGGTGAGGTTTTGGATAACTACATTCAAGCACATTCAGAG GTGCCCAATGTGGAGGTCCTTGCGCGTGTTTCATATATTCTTAAGGAATTCGGGTTTTGCCCTAACGAAGAATACATTGACACCATGATCCT CTGTCCATATAACAAGATTTCTTACAGCGACATAGTTCACAAAG ATGTAACCAAGGCTGTTGCACAAATGTCTACTTCTCTGCCTGCTGCAGAAAAAAAG GCTGCGAGAAAAAAGGCACTTAAAGGATGGGATCCAACATTCATAAAGAGAAATTTTTTCCCCTACTGGAGATCAGTATTAGGGGCCCAGCTGTCTGTATCCAATGGAGCAGCAGATGAGAAGTCAATGCTTCATCGTCCACAGTTCCGTAATTCAGTAGTGAGTAACGAGTCTTCGAGTCTGAACCATAATATTAGTTTCTTGGGAAGAATTCAGCAACTGAGTGGTACTCATGAATCGAGAAGGTACAGTACTGCTGCATTCAGAATGCTCACGAAGGTGCTAAAGACATGA
- the LOC4326058 gene encoding uncharacterized protein isoform X1, which produces MSQVESSLRMASSAASMLDMALLLAVFASILADKHIVVKIPDHFLPDAFIGESVGKGKEDGATVDNMDPSRPFLVIKKSDLDKAGEWVKIKYAWMAKSLTNDIIIPDPTPQVVRDAFFDISPRLDSVLRKDSVRCFFRLFAECTAAMAFKCNITSETLSCIVRHNALRCAKTVLEGKAPQLSCMHANPNCINPYGIFPLHGAAERFSVDMIKLLFCHGASANLHTVNDAGIPGLLPLHVAVGNTCLHKYLEDNLSPVQYHEDYIYKLIHLLCLPEMKVFLDTVRLLAEKTDNLADELWNYMKNDKLVESAVLLLAARKHIREGKPDGFDIIAQRIYEDYDSLVCDKGDTAEGQKLLEERRALLKCKCLIVTIISQAGEVLDNYIQAHSEVPNVEVLARVSYILKEFGFCPNEEYIDTMILCPYNKISYSDIVHKDVTKAVAQMSTSLPAAEKKAARKKALKGWDPTFIKRNFFPYWRSVLGAQLSVSNGAADEKSMLHRPQFRNSVVSNESSSLNHNISFLGRIQQLSGTHESRRYSTAAFRMLTKVLKT; this is translated from the exons ACAAACATATAGTGGTGAAAATTCCCGATCATTTTCTGCCAGATGCTTTCATAGGAGAAAGTGTTGGTAAAGGTAAAGAAGATGGAGCAACCGTAGATAACATGGACCCGTCCCGCCCTTTTCTAGTTATCAAGAAGTCTGATTTGGATAAGGCTGGTGAG TgggttaaaataaaatatgcttGGATGGCCAAGTCCTTAACAAATGATATAATCATCCCAGACCCTACCCCTCAG GTGGTGCGGGATGCCTTCTTTGATATATCTCCCCGCTTGGACTCCGTCTTGAGAAAGGACAGTGTCCGGTGCTTCTTCCGTTTGTTCGCGGAATGTACTGCGGCCATGGCATTTAAGTGTAACATCACCTCAGAAACCTTATCCTGCATTGTCAGGCATAATGCCTTGCGATGTGCGAAAACTGTATTGGAGGGCAAGGCACCTCAGCTCAGTTGTATGCATGCCAATCCAAACTGCATTAACCCATATGGAATTTTTCCACTCCATGGAGCTGCTGAACGGTTCTCTGTTGACATGATCAAGTTGCTGTTCTGCCATGGTGCTTCAGCCAATTTACACACAGTCAATGATGCTGGCATTCCCGGACTACTCCCGCTCCATGTTGCAGTTGGAAATACTTGCTTGCATAAATATCTGGAGGACAATCTATCTCCTGTGCAGTATCATGAGGATTATATCTACAAGCTCATTCATCTGCTGTGTCTACCTGAGATG AAGGTTTTTTTGGATACAGTTAGACTGCTTGCTGAAAAAACAGATAATCTAGCTGATGAGCTCTGGAATTACATGAAGAATGACAAGCTTGTAGAATCCGCAGTTTTACTCCTGGCAGCCCGAAAACATATCCGTGAGGGCAAACCTGATGGGTTCGACATTATCGCGCAACGTATATATGAGGACTATGATTCCCTAGTGTGTGATAAAGGTGATACTGCAGAGGGGCAGAAGCTGCTGGAGGAAAGAAGAGCACTTTTGAAATGTAAATGTCTGATTGTCACTATAATTTCGCAAGCTGGTGAGGTTTTGGATAACTACATTCAAGCACATTCAGAG GTGCCCAATGTGGAGGTCCTTGCGCGTGTTTCATATATTCTTAAGGAATTCGGGTTTTGCCCTAACGAAGAATACATTGACACCATGATCCT CTGTCCATATAACAAGATTTCTTACAGCGACATAGTTCACAAAG ATGTAACCAAGGCTGTTGCACAAATGTCTACTTCTCTGCCTGCTGCAGAAAAAAAG GCTGCGAGAAAAAAGGCACTTAAAGGATGGGATCCAACATTCATAAAGAGAAATTTTTTCCCCTACTGGAGATCAGTATTAGGGGCCCAGCTGTCTGTATCCAATGGAGCAGCAGATGAGAAGTCAATGCTTCATCGTCCACAGTTCCGTAATTCAGTAGTGAGTAACGAGTCTTCGAGTCTGAACCATAATATTAGTTTCTTGGGAAGAATTCAGCAACTGAGTGGTACTCATGAATCGAGAAGGTACAGTACTGCTGCATTCAGAATGCTCACGAAGGTGCTAAAGACATGA
- the LOC4326058 gene encoding uncharacterized protein isoform X4 has product MSESALDKHIVVKIPDHFLPDAFIGESVGKGKEDGATVDNMDPSRPFLVIKKSDLDKAGEVVRDAFFDISPRLDSVLRKDSVRCFFRLFAECTAAMAFKCNITSETLSCIVRHNALRCAKTVLEGKAPQLSCMHANPNCINPYGIFPLHGAAERFSVDMIKLLFCHGASANLHTVNDAGIPGLLPLHVAVGNTCLHKYLEDNLSPVQYHEDYIYKLIHLLCLPEMKVFLDTVRLLAEKTDNLADELWNYMKNDKLVESAVLLLAARKHIREGKPDGFDIIAQRIYEDYDSLVCDKGDTAEGQKLLEERRALLKCKCLIVTIISQAGEVLDNYIQAHSEVPNVEVLARVSYILKEFGFCPNEEYIDTMILCPYNKISYSDIVHKDVTKAVAQMSTSLPAAEKKAARKKALKGWDPTFIKRNFFPYWRSVLGAQLSVSNGAADEKSMLHRPQFRNSVVSNESSSLNHNISFLGRIQQLSGTHESRRYSTAAFRMLTKVLKT; this is encoded by the exons ATGTCGGAATCGGCCCTCG ACAAACATATAGTGGTGAAAATTCCCGATCATTTTCTGCCAGATGCTTTCATAGGAGAAAGTGTTGGTAAAGGTAAAGAAGATGGAGCAACCGTAGATAACATGGACCCGTCCCGCCCTTTTCTAGTTATCAAGAAGTCTGATTTGGATAAGGCTGGTGAG GTGGTGCGGGATGCCTTCTTTGATATATCTCCCCGCTTGGACTCCGTCTTGAGAAAGGACAGTGTCCGGTGCTTCTTCCGTTTGTTCGCGGAATGTACTGCGGCCATGGCATTTAAGTGTAACATCACCTCAGAAACCTTATCCTGCATTGTCAGGCATAATGCCTTGCGATGTGCGAAAACTGTATTGGAGGGCAAGGCACCTCAGCTCAGTTGTATGCATGCCAATCCAAACTGCATTAACCCATATGGAATTTTTCCACTCCATGGAGCTGCTGAACGGTTCTCTGTTGACATGATCAAGTTGCTGTTCTGCCATGGTGCTTCAGCCAATTTACACACAGTCAATGATGCTGGCATTCCCGGACTACTCCCGCTCCATGTTGCAGTTGGAAATACTTGCTTGCATAAATATCTGGAGGACAATCTATCTCCTGTGCAGTATCATGAGGATTATATCTACAAGCTCATTCATCTGCTGTGTCTACCTGAGATG AAGGTTTTTTTGGATACAGTTAGACTGCTTGCTGAAAAAACAGATAATCTAGCTGATGAGCTCTGGAATTACATGAAGAATGACAAGCTTGTAGAATCCGCAGTTTTACTCCTGGCAGCCCGAAAACATATCCGTGAGGGCAAACCTGATGGGTTCGACATTATCGCGCAACGTATATATGAGGACTATGATTCCCTAGTGTGTGATAAAGGTGATACTGCAGAGGGGCAGAAGCTGCTGGAGGAAAGAAGAGCACTTTTGAAATGTAAATGTCTGATTGTCACTATAATTTCGCAAGCTGGTGAGGTTTTGGATAACTACATTCAAGCACATTCAGAG GTGCCCAATGTGGAGGTCCTTGCGCGTGTTTCATATATTCTTAAGGAATTCGGGTTTTGCCCTAACGAAGAATACATTGACACCATGATCCT CTGTCCATATAACAAGATTTCTTACAGCGACATAGTTCACAAAG ATGTAACCAAGGCTGTTGCACAAATGTCTACTTCTCTGCCTGCTGCAGAAAAAAAG GCTGCGAGAAAAAAGGCACTTAAAGGATGGGATCCAACATTCATAAAGAGAAATTTTTTCCCCTACTGGAGATCAGTATTAGGGGCCCAGCTGTCTGTATCCAATGGAGCAGCAGATGAGAAGTCAATGCTTCATCGTCCACAGTTCCGTAATTCAGTAGTGAGTAACGAGTCTTCGAGTCTGAACCATAATATTAGTTTCTTGGGAAGAATTCAGCAACTGAGTGGTACTCATGAATCGAGAAGGTACAGTACTGCTGCATTCAGAATGCTCACGAAGGTGCTAAAGACATGA